AGGCGGTTCTTTTGTTTAAGTGCGAGTGTTTTTTACTTCACGCCGATAAGGCTGAGGTCACGGACTGCGCCCTTGTCGGCAGAGGATGCCATCGCAGCGTATGCCTGCAAGGCCTTGGATACGACGCGGTCGCGGTGTTCCGGCTGCCATGCCTTGGCGCCACGTGCTTCCATTTCCTTGCGGCGGGCGGCGAGTTCGTCGTCGGTGAGCTGCACGTTGATGCTGCGGTTCGGAATGTCGATTTCGATGACATCGCCCGTGTGCACGAGGCCGATGTTACCCTTGTTGGCGGCTTCCGGAGAAGCGTGGCCGATGGAGAGACCGCTCGTACCGCCGGAGAAACGTCCGTCGGTGAGGAGGGCGCAAGACTTGCCGAGGTGACGGCTCTTGAGGTAAGAGGTCGGGTAGAGCATTTCCTGCATGCCGGGGCCACCCTTCGGGCCTTCGTAGCGGATGACGACCACGTCGCCAGCCTTCACCACGTTCGGGTCGAGAATGCCCTTCACGGCGTCTTCCTGGCTTTCGAACACCACGGCGGGGCCGGTGAACTTGAAGATGGATTCGTCGACGCCGGCGGTCTTCACGATGCAGCCGTCCACGGCGAGGTTA
This genomic window from uncultured Fibrobacter sp. contains:
- a CDS encoding dihydroxy-acid dehydratase encodes the protein SIATKDAFENAMRLDIAMGGSSNTVLHLLAVAQEAGVDFTMKDIDRLSRNTPCICKVAPTVHNIHVENVNRAGGIMGIMGELDRMGLIHKNAKTVHAATMGEALEVNDLKRNPTAEAKQRYLAGPGRKYNLVAFSQNFMYPDHDLDRANGAIRDGEHAYTKDGGLAVLYGNLAVDGCIVKTAGVDESIFKFTGPAVVFESQEDAVKGILDPNVVKAGDVVVIRYEGPKGGPGMQEMLYPTSYLKSRHLGKSCALLTDGRFSGGTSGLSIGHASPEAANKGNIGLVHTGDVIEIDIPNRSINVQLTDDELAARRKEMEARGAKAWQPEHRDRVVSKALQAYAAMASSADKGAVRDLSLIGVK